GGTAAGGTTATCTTAGTTATCCTTAAGAGCAGAACgcagaaaaattattttctttctaGACATGATAGTAAATATCAGGAGTTTTATCTCTCCaagctaataaaaataatttactctTCAACTAGGTAAcgataaaatgcattttatgaTGTAGGGATTAATCTAAGCTAGGAAAACTATCTAGGcacctatttaaatttatttatatcaataaataatattaatttaatataaataccaCCTAATTTATAGCATTTTGACTTGAACATAGAACCGAATAcataaagtatttaaacaaagacttatttcaataaattacaGTAGTTCCATTTTCGTCTCTATTAAAAGTATTTAGACCATGGACGCTCTGTAGACTATAAACTTAATAGGTATCTATCTTTTTTACTGTTTAATTACTCGTTCAATAACTGAATAACTCCCAAAAGGAATAATTTCTCTAATAAcggcaaagaaaaaatattatctcgACCCGTTTGGCCCGTCTTTAAACTGTTTTCAATTCCATTCAGTTAAttccattaaattaattagccCACACAAACACTGACCGTGAACCCGCCAGCTGGAATATAGCAATTCCCTCCTTATAATTTCATAAACACTGGAAGTCCGCAGAAACTGCCATTAAATGAGAACTTTGTCGGTGTGTGATGGACGGGTTTCCATTACCTGACCTGTCAGCGGCAAAAAGTAGACAATATTTAACGGCGGATGACGTTCAAGGTGTGGAtcataaatactttaaaaaccaATCactgagaacatttttgtggtaAAGCTATAAAAGGAGCTTCTAATGGACTGCGAGGATTAGTTTCGCATTGGGTTGCAATGCAAGATAAATTTGGGGagcttaattaaataatatgtgaAATATTTTGTCAAATTTACGAAATGTCAAGTTATTGTCGCGAAATCTTTAGACCCCGAGATGCCTTTGGAGCCGAGCAAAGTTTACTTCTTTACACTTATCTGCTCGGTCTCACTCCCTTTCGTTTGACAGGTCAGGCAGGTGAAAGACAATTTCGACTTAGTAAATTCGGCTATCTGAATGCCTTTCTCCAGTTGAGTTTCTTTAGCTACTGCTTTTTGGCTGCCCTAATTGAACAGCAAAGTATTGTGGGctactttttcaaatcggaaatATCTCAAATGGGTGACTCCCTGCAAAAGTTCATCGGAATGACTGGAATGTCAACGCTGTTCCTCTGCAGCAGCATTCGAGTCAGATTACTGATTCGTATTTGGGATCGTATATCCTCGATAGATGATCGACTCCTTAACTTGGGGGTATGCTTTAATTACGCTGCCATCATGCGATTGAGACACGCCCAAATCTTACTTATCAATGGCGTGCAATTGAGTTATTTGATAAGCTCTATCTGGATGCTGCTGCGAAACGATGTGAGACCCATTTACACAGCCGCCGTGGCATTCTATGTACCCCAAATATTTTTGCTAAGCATTGTGATGCTGTTTGGAGCTACTTTACATCGGCTGTGGCAGCATTTTGATGTTCTTAATCAGGTGGGTGACGTTAAAagccatatatattttataattattatttttaaatggtttaaaaatagtaatagATGGTAGAATGACAAAGTTGTTGTATATCTATTCCATTCGTAATATCAAaagaaattagttttttgtcactcataaataaatatcatcataagatctttaaaattatattattattgattcctaagtataaaaaaattctaaacttTTATGTTAGTCAATTGGGACTATAATATCATCAAGCCGATTCCTCGACTAAGCCAACTAAGCCcctttaaagcattttaagcCCGTTTAATGGACCTGCACTAGCTCTTCAGATAATTAAAAATCGGCCATAAAGATTATTAACATTCTCCGTCGTTCTGTGAGTTTTTTCAATTCATTAGCGTTTCAAGATTCTTATCCCAATATCCGGATTCCATAACCACATTGGCTCATACTCatcactcatacgccatgtggCTCTTTAAGCGAATGGTTGCAAAGTCGGGCAATCGTCCTCACGACGTGTACACCTGCTTTCGGTTGACTATATTCATGGCTCTCTGGCTTGGGATTGTTCCTTTTTACGTTACCACTTCTTCGGCGGGCAGGGGAAAACTAACAGCCTCGCATTTCGGCTACGTCAACATCATCACACGAATGGTCATATATTTGGGCAACTTTCTGTATAGTACCATCGATCGAGACTCGTTGATGTCCAACTTCTTCCTCACGGATATTTCCAATGTGATAGATGGATTGCAGAAGGTCAACGGAATGCTGGGGATATTTGCCATACTACTGATATCGCTCCTGAAGCGGGAAAAACTACTGGAAGTGCTGGCCATATTCGATGGACTGGAGACGGAGGCGTTTCCccgggtgggcgtggcactgcaTCAGGCTCCAGCTGCCAGGAAAATGAATCGATTGGTTATGAAATTGGTTGGCAGTATGATGACCTATATAACCTGTAGCTTCCTGATGATCAGTTTAAGGGATGCAGCCACATTTTCCATCTCTGCGGGGATTAGCTATTTTTCGCCACATTTTATAGTATGTGCCGTTTGTTTTCTGAGCGGAAATTTAATGATGAAATTGCGCATTTACCTTAGTGCGCTGAATAAGGTTAAGTAGGAAAGGAATATTTACAATTATGACactaatatttcttgttttatattctCTTTAAAGGTCCTGAAAAATCTGGCCCATCAATGGGACTCTCGTACCCTCAAGGCAGTGACCCAAAAGCAGCGTTCCCTTCAGTGTCTTGATTCCTTTTCCATGTACACCATTGTTACAAAAGATCCGGCCGAGATAATACAGGAATCGATGGAGATCCACCACCTTATATGCGAGGCCGCAGCTACGgccaacaaatattttacctACCAACTGCTGACCATTATTTCCATAGCTTTTCTGATCATCGTTTTCGATGCGTACTATGTGCTGGAAACCCTGCTGGGCAAATCGAAACGAGAAAGTAAATTCAAAACCGTGGAATTTGTGACGTTTTTTTCCTGTCAAATGATCTTGTATCTGATCGCCATCGTTTCCATTGTCGAAGGAAGTAATCGCGCGATCAAAAAGAGCGAGAAAACAGGCGGAATAGTGCACTCTCTACTCAA
The genomic region above belongs to Drosophila takahashii strain IR98-3 E-12201 chromosome 2L, DtakHiC1v2, whole genome shotgun sequence and contains:
- the Gr28b gene encoding putative gustatory receptor 28b isoform X3, yielding MWLFKRMVAKSGNRPHDVYTCFRLTIFMALWLGIVPFYVTTSSAGRGKLTASHFGYVNIITRMVIYLGNFLYSTIDRDSLMSNFFLTDISNVIDGLQKVNGMLGIFAILLISLLKREKLLEVLAIFDGLETEAFPRVGVALHQAPAARKMNRLVMKLVGSMMTYITCSFLMISLRDAATFSISAGISYFSPHFIVCAVCFLSGNLMMKLRIYLSALNKVLKNLAHQWDSRTLKAVTQKQRSLQCLDSFSMYTIVTKDPAEIIQESMEIHHLICEAAATANKYFTYQLLTIISIAFLIIVFDAYYVLETLLGKSKRESKFKTVEFVTFFSCQMILYLIAIVSIVEGSNRAIKKSEKTGGIVHSLLNKTKSAEVKEKLQQFSMQLMHLKINFTAAGLFNIDRTLYFTISGALTTYLIILLQFTSNSPSNGYGNGGSCCETYNNMTNHTL
- the Gr28b gene encoding putative gustatory receptor 28b isoform X5; translation: MSSYCREIFRPRDAFGAEQSLLLYTYLLGLTPFRLTGQAGERQFRLSKFGYLNAFLQLSFFSYCFLAALIEQQSIVGYFFKSEISQMGDSLQKFIGMTGMSTLFLCSSIRVRLLIRIWDRISSIDDRLLNLGVCFNYAAIMRLRHAQILLINGVQLSYLISSIWMLLRNDVRPIYTAAVAFYVPQIFLLSIVMLFGATLHRLWQHFDVLNQVLKNLAHQWDSRTLKAVTQKQRSLQCLDSFSMYTIVTKDPAEIIQESMEIHHLICEAAATANKYFTYQLLTIISIAFLIIVFDAYYVLETLLGKSKRESKFKTVEFVTFFSCQMILYLIAIVSIVEGSNRAIKKSEKTGGIVHSLLNKTKSAEVKEKLQQFSMQLMHLKINFTAAGLFNIDRTLYFTISGALTTYLIILLQFTSNSPSNGYGNGGSCCETYNNMTNHTL